A window of Malania oleifera isolate guangnan ecotype guangnan chromosome 5, ASM2987363v1, whole genome shotgun sequence contains these coding sequences:
- the LOC131155855 gene encoding uncharacterized protein LOC131155855 → MAHGDAQRLILMATTSILLIASTANPNWDWMVGSDYSDWSPPNRSPKKFIVGGVAKWAAGVNYTDWVIKNRPFYENDTLVFKYPPPGGKRKTGYSVYLFDSWDYWSFASCDIDTARMVANSTQGVGKGFQFKLTYPFGADMPALFGCGEGNGSHCRDGGMMLAVWPWPRRRPLQH, encoded by the exons ATGGCTCATGGTGATGCGCAGAGACTCATTCTAATGGCGACAACTTCCATATTACTAATTGCTAGCACTGCCAATCCAAACTGGGATTGGATGGTCGGAAGCGACTACTCGGACTGGAGCCCTCCTAATCGATCGCCCAAAAAGTTCATCGTCGGTGGCGTAGCAAAGTGGGCTGCCGGCGTcaactacaccgactgggtcatcAAAAATCGTCCCTTCTACGAAAATGACACTCTAG TTTTCAAGTACCCACCTCCGGGTGGTAAAAGAAAGACTGGATACAGTGTGTACTTGTTCGACTCGTGGGACTACTGGAGCTTCGCAAGTTGCGACATCGACACTGCGCGCATGGTCGCTAACTCCACTCAAGGAGTGGGGAAGGGTTTCCAGTTCAAGCTCACTTATCCCTTCGGAGCAGACATGCCAGCCTTGTTTGGTTGTGGCGAAGGGAATGGCAGCCATTGCAGAGACGGCGGGATGATGTTGGCCGTGTGGCCGTGGCCGCGCCGGCGACCGCTGCAACACTGA
- the LOC131155856 gene encoding uncharacterized protein LOC131155856 — MALRCVRELVMVVTAFLLAICTASPNRSWQPGDDDNPPPSRTPKTFIVGGSAKWTYGVNYTDWAIKHSPFYQNDTLVFRYPAPAAKNNISESVYLFDPWDYYSFANCDIGSAFMLASPTDGEGKGFEFKLTYPYSEYMPALFGSGEGNGTHCSAGMMRFAVWPLLGSA; from the exons ATGGCGCTTCGCTGTGTAAGAGAACTCGTTATGGTCGTAACTGCTTTCTTGCTGGCAATTTGCACTGCCAGTCCCAATCGGAGTTGGCAGCCCGGCGACGACGACAATCCTCCTCCCAGTCGAACGCCCAAAACATTCATCGTGGGCGGGTCGGCGAAGTGGACTTACGGCGTTAACTACACCGATTGGGCTATAAAGCATAGCCCCTTCTACCAAAATGATACTCTAG TTTTCAGGTATCCTGCTCCCGCCGCGAAAAACAATATTTCTGAGAGCGTGTACCTGTTCGACCCGTGGGACTATTACAGCTTCGCAAATTGCGACATTGGCAGTGCGTTCATGCTGGCGAGTCCGACGGACGGAGAGGGTAAGGGATTTGAGTTCAAGCTGACCTATCCTTACAGCGAGTACATGCCTGCGTTATTTGGATCCGGCGAAGGAAATGGCACCCACTGCAGCGCCGGCATGATGAGGTTCGCCGTCTGGCCGTTGCTCGGCTCGGCTTGA
- the LOC131155688 gene encoding uncharacterized protein LOC131155688 translates to MGVGNYAQGLILALVMASTWAANGEEERLGTRPGLNDSDCKWGSGGHHAGTPQTPGEPRRITVGGLDHKWNTFGFNYARWALNLTLHQNDTLVFQYKLPTKDTHPHSVYMFKHWDYLSFTDCNLTNAKMVADQTQGADAGFEFVLDQAATPYLFACGERGGLHCSTGLMRFMVVPLPHDCGVPTQHGPHGRRMLA, encoded by the exons aTGGGTGTTGGCAATTATGCACAAGGGCTCATTCTAGCACTGGTAATGGCTTCGACATGGGCAGCAAACGGGGAAGAGGAGAGGCTGGGCACCCGACCAGGCCTTAACGACTCCGACTGCAAGTGGGGAAGTGGCGGTCACCATGCCGGCACTCCGCAGACCCCTGGAGAACCCAGAAGGATCACTGTGGGCGGCCTGGATCACAAGTGGAACACCTTTGGCTTTAATTACGCTCGCTGGGCTCTCAACCTCACTCTTCACCAGAATGATACTCTAG TTTTTCAGTACAAGCTGCCCACGAAGGACACACATCCTCACAGTGTGTACATGTTCAAGCATTGGGACTACTTGAGCTTCACCGACTGCAACTTGACGAATGCAAAGATGGTGGCGGATCAGACACAAGGAGCCGATGCTGGATTCGAGTTTGTGCTAGACCAGGCGGCGACACCTTACCTATTTGCGTGCGGCGAGCGGGGCGGCCTCCATTGCAGCACTGGCTTGATGCGGTTCATGGTGGTGCCTTTGCCGCACGACTGTGGCGTCCCCACGCAGCATGGCCCTCATGGTCGACGCATGCTTGCGTAA